TTGAAATCGTGCCGAATCTTTCGGAGGGGCGTAAGGCCGCGACGATTGAGGCCGCGTGCGCGGCCGTCGAGGGCACCGGCGCACGGTTGATCGACTGGAGCAGCGACCACGTTCATCACCGCAGCGTCTTGACGGTCGTCGGCGATGAGGCGCAGGTGCTCGAGGCAGCCATACGCCTTGCCGGCGTCGCGCTGGAACACATCGACCTTCGCGGCCATCGCGGTGTCCATCCTCGGATCGGCGCGCTCGACGTGCTGCCATTCGTTCCGCTCGCCGATGCGACACTCGAGGAAGCTGCCGCTCTGGCGCATCGCGCCGGCAGCGAGATCTGGCAGCGCTATCGTGTTCCTTCCTATTATTATGGCGCGGCTGCTCGTCAGCCGGAGCGGCTGCTCCTCCCCGAGCTGCGGCGAAATGCCGATTGGCTGCCCGACGAAGGAGATGTGCGGCGCCACTTGAGCGCGGGCGCAATCGCGATCGGTGCTCGCGGGGTCTTGATTGCGTTCAACGTCGAACTCGCGAGCGGCGACGTCGCCGCCGCGCGTGCCATCGCGCGCGCGATTCGCGAACGCGACGGCGGCTTGCGCTCGCTTCGCGCGCTTGCACTGCCGCGCGGAGACGGTCGCGTGCAGGTTTCGCTCAACGTGACGGACTATGTTGCAACGCCACTCTATCGCGTCGTCGAGCTGATCAAACGGCTTGCGGCGGAACGCGGCATCGAAATCTCCGGCTGCGAGCTCGTCGGCTGCGTTCCCTTCGCGGCGGTCGAATCGGCGGCCGCATATTACTTAGGAGTTACCACACTGTGAGCCCTTCGACGGCGGCACTTCGTGCCGCGCTCAGCACTTCGACCCTGGTAGCGTTGCTCTGGCTTCTTTGCGCACCGCTGGTGGCGGTGGCGGAAGGCGGACCTGGTGACGCCGGTATCTTCACCACGACGTTGCGCAACGGGCTGCGCGTCGTCGTCGTCGAGGACCGCGCCGCCCCGGTCGTGCAAACCTCGGTTTGGTACGGGTTTGGCTCGCTCCAAGAAACTTCCGGTAAGACGGGTCTTGCGCACGCCCTCGAGCACATGATGTTCCGCGGAACGCCCGAGATCTCGTCCGGCGGTCTCGACGATATGACCGCGCGTCTAGGCGCGCAGATGAACGGCGAAACGAGTTACGACTACACGCAGTTCTATTTTGAAATGCCGGCCGACAAACTCGACGTGGCGCTCTTCGCCGATGCCGACCGCATGCAGCACGCCGCGCTGCGGGCAGCCGACTGGGCAATCGAGCGAAACGCGGTACTCAACGAAATCGAAGGCGATGAGAGCTCGCCCTTCTTCAATCTTCTCGCGCGGGTTCGCGCGGCGGCTTTCCCCAGTCAACCCGCCGGCAGGACGCCGCTGGGTAGTCGCGAGGACGTAGCCCGCGCGACCGTCGCCGACATCGCACGCTACTACCGCGAATGGTACGCGCCAAACAACGCAACGCTCGTCGTGTCGGGGGATGTGAACCACGCAACCGTCTTTGCTAAGGCGGCTCGCTATTTCGGCTCAATCCCCGCGAAAACGCTGCCGCACAAATCTGACGCGGCGCCGGTCGCCGCAACCGGACAGACGGTGGAAGCGCAGTTTCCCTTCCCCTTTGAAATCCTGGACTTAGCCTACTCCATTCCAGGCGATACGCAACGCGGTGAGCCGGCCATCAGCACCTTAGCGACCCTGCTCGAGAATCAGCGTTCGCCATTTTACCGGGCGCTCGTTGAAAGCAACATTGCCCTGGGCATCGAGGCGAACGCCGACACGCAACTGCGCGGCGGCCTTCTGCACGTCTTCATCATTCTCAATCCAGGTCGGAGCGCGAGTGAGGCACAATCCGTTTTTCAGTCGACTCTCGCTACGGCGCTTCAGAACGGTTTCGATCCAGATCTGGTCCTCGCGGCGAAACGTTTGACGATCGCCGATCGGATCTACTCCGCGGACTCGATTGACGGGATCGGTAGCCTCGCGGGCTATACCTACGGCATCGTCGGCGAGCGCCTCTCCGACGAGGACTCGCGGCTTGCTTCGCTGCGCGACAGCGACGTGCTCGCCGCGGCGCGCAAATATCTCAACCGGCCGACCGTGGTGGGGCATTTGACGCCCAACGAAAGCCCGCCGCGCGGAAACTCGCAAAAGACGAGCGCCGACGCAACCGACGACTTTTCGCGCCGCGTGCCAAACGGACCGATTATCGAACCGACCTGGATAGCGAAGGCCGTGCGAACTCCCACGACCGCGCGCAGCCCACTCGCCCCGGTGGAGTTCAGACTCGCGAACGGTCTGCGGGTAATCGTTCAAACGAAAAGCGATCGTCCGACGTTCGTCCTGCGCGGAAGGATTGCGTCGTCTCCGGCATTCGAGCCCGCGGGACAAGAGGGCATCGCTCGCCTTGCATCCTCGGTAGCCGACTATGGAAGCGCGTCATATCCCTTCGCCCAGCGCCGCAAACAGACTGACGAAATGGGTGCGTTCGTCAGCACTGGCGGGCAATTTATGGCGCAAGGCCTTGCCGGAGACTTTGAGCGGATCGTTCACATCGTGGCCGATGGCGAAGCGCATCCGACCTTCGCCGACCCCTGGCTCGAGCTCGAGCGTTCGCAGCTGGCCAACAGCTTACAATCCGAATCGCACATCTCGGGTGTGATGATCGATCGCGCGTACGATCGGCTTCTGCTTTCGACCGACGATCCGACGTTACGCCAGCCGTCGCCTCAAGAGATCGCCGCGGTGACGCAAGCCGACCTGCTTGCCTACGCGCAACGCTATTGGCGGCCCGATCTCACGACGATCGCGGTCGTCGGCGACCTTTCGCCGCAGCGCGTTCGCACCGCACTTGAATCGGCATTTGGCACGTGGCGGACCGACGGTCCGAAGCCGGATCCCCGTCTCATGCCTATGCCGCCTGCGGCCAGTGGCCACGACTACATTGGAACCGCAGCAAATCAAGTCTATATTCGCCTCGGCCAGCCTGCGCTGTCGCGGTCAAATCCGGATTACAATACGTTCCTCGTGCTCAACCAAATTCTCGGGGGCGCCGGCGCATTTGAGTCGCGGTTGTGGCAGGAGCTTCGCCAAAAGCGAGGCCTGGTTTACAACGTGAGCAGCTCGCTCGATGCCGACGCCGATCGCGGTGATTTTCGGGTTGAGCTCA
This Candidatus Eremiobacterota bacterium DNA region includes the following protein-coding sequences:
- the ftcD gene encoding glutamate formimidoyltransferase; amino-acid sequence: MKKLFEIVPNLSEGRKAATIEAACAAVEGTGARLIDWSSDHVHHRSVLTVVGDEAQVLEAAIRLAGVALEHIDLRGHRGVHPRIGALDVLPFVPLADATLEEAAALAHRAGSEIWQRYRVPSYYYGAAARQPERLLLPELRRNADWLPDEGDVRRHLSAGAIAIGARGVLIAFNVELASGDVAAARAIARAIRERDGGLRSLRALALPRGDGRVQVSLNVTDYVATPLYRVVELIKRLAAERGIEISGCELVGCVPFAAVESAAAYYLGVTTL
- a CDS encoding insulinase family protein; this translates as MSPSTAALRAALSTSTLVALLWLLCAPLVAVAEGGPGDAGIFTTTLRNGLRVVVVEDRAAPVVQTSVWYGFGSLQETSGKTGLAHALEHMMFRGTPEISSGGLDDMTARLGAQMNGETSYDYTQFYFEMPADKLDVALFADADRMQHAALRAADWAIERNAVLNEIEGDESSPFFNLLARVRAAAFPSQPAGRTPLGSREDVARATVADIARYYREWYAPNNATLVVSGDVNHATVFAKAARYFGSIPAKTLPHKSDAAPVAATGQTVEAQFPFPFEILDLAYSIPGDTQRGEPAISTLATLLENQRSPFYRALVESNIALGIEANADTQLRGGLLHVFIILNPGRSASEAQSVFQSTLATALQNGFDPDLVLAAKRLTIADRIYSADSIDGIGSLAGYTYGIVGERLSDEDSRLASLRDSDVLAAARKYLNRPTVVGHLTPNESPPRGNSQKTSADATDDFSRRVPNGPIIEPTWIAKAVRTPTTARSPLAPVEFRLANGLRVIVQTKSDRPTFVLRGRIASSPAFEPAGQEGIARLASSVADYGSASYPFAQRRKQTDEMGAFVSTGGQFMAQGLAGDFERIVHIVADGEAHPTFADPWLELERSQLANSLQSESHISGVMIDRAYDRLLLSTDDPTLRQPSPQEIAAVTQADLLAYAQRYWRPDLTTIAVVGDLSPQRVRTALESAFGTWRTDGPKPDPRLMPMPPAASGHDYIGTAANQVYIRLGQPALSRSNPDYNTFLVLNQILGGAGAFESRLWQELRQKRGLVYNVSSSLDADADRGDFRVELNASPQRVVEAVDLVRSELERLRDQPVSATELQEAKVRLVSNALLDEASSGGQVKQLMDIASNELPLDYYGTLNERFARITAADVQRVARQYLHPNRLVQVYAGPSGPWSQASI